Proteins encoded in a region of the Burkholderia ubonensis subsp. mesacidophila genome:
- a CDS encoding metallophosphoesterase family protein → MKFIHAADIHLDSPLHGLSAYPDAPAAQLRNASRDALRQLVDRAIEEEVAFLVIAGDLYDGDWKDHNTGIFFGQQMGRLRKAGIRAYVLWGNHDAESEMTRKLTLPDNVTVFSHRKPEVHRLPEFNVALHGQSFKDKAVVENLALGYPEPVPGCYNIGVLHTALEGYTAHASYAPCTLAELHAKGYDYWALGHVHEFQQWSGPSTIVFPGNLQGRHIRETGRRGAVLVTVEGGATRVERLYLDVLRWEAVAVDAADCVTIADLARKIGQSLEALLTVDGHVPRAVRVTVTGRTPAHGLFFGRATQLRAEVLNQIGIIGNERLWLEKVKVATSAMDLSHGEAEQLEALEDLKQILADAAHDPEFLALLERDLKPFVGKVRSEVKEEVPLLSLARSGELTEMVQQVGPALLARLAQGE, encoded by the coding sequence GTGAAGTTCATCCACGCGGCAGACATACACCTGGACAGCCCGCTGCACGGCCTGAGCGCCTATCCCGACGCGCCGGCCGCGCAGCTGCGCAACGCGTCCCGCGACGCGCTGCGCCAGCTCGTGGATCGCGCGATCGAGGAGGAGGTGGCCTTTCTCGTCATCGCCGGCGATCTCTACGATGGCGACTGGAAGGATCACAACACCGGCATCTTCTTCGGCCAGCAGATGGGGCGCCTGCGCAAGGCGGGCATCCGCGCGTACGTGCTGTGGGGCAACCACGACGCCGAGAGCGAGATGACCAGGAAGCTCACGCTGCCGGACAACGTCACGGTGTTCAGCCACCGCAAGCCGGAAGTGCATCGCCTGCCCGAATTCAACGTGGCGCTGCACGGACAGAGCTTCAAGGACAAGGCGGTCGTCGAGAATCTCGCGCTCGGCTATCCGGAACCCGTGCCCGGCTGCTACAACATCGGCGTGCTGCATACGGCGCTCGAGGGCTACACGGCGCACGCGAGCTACGCGCCCTGCACGCTCGCGGAGCTGCACGCGAAAGGCTACGACTACTGGGCGCTCGGGCACGTCCACGAGTTCCAGCAATGGTCGGGGCCGTCGACGATCGTGTTTCCGGGGAACCTGCAGGGCCGGCACATCCGCGAGACGGGCCGGCGTGGCGCGGTGCTCGTGACGGTCGAGGGCGGCGCGACGCGCGTCGAGCGCCTGTATCTCGACGTGCTGCGCTGGGAGGCCGTCGCGGTCGATGCGGCCGATTGCGTCACGATCGCCGACCTCGCGCGGAAGATCGGGCAGTCGCTGGAAGCGCTGCTGACGGTCGACGGCCACGTGCCGCGCGCGGTGCGCGTGACGGTCACGGGCCGCACGCCCGCGCACGGGCTGTTCTTCGGCCGCGCGACGCAGCTGCGCGCGGAAGTGCTGAACCAGATCGGCATCATCGGCAACGAGCGGCTGTGGCTCGAGAAGGTCAAGGTCGCGACATCCGCGATGGACCTGTCGCATGGCGAGGCCGAGCAGCTCGAAGCGCTCGAGGACCTGAAGCAGATCCTCGCGGACGCCGCGCACGATCCGGAATTTCTCGCGCTGCTCGAACGCGACCTGAAGCCGTTCGTCGGCAAGGTGCGCAGCGAGGTGAAGGAAGAGGTGCCGCTGCTGTCGCTGGCGCGCTCCGGCGAGCTGACCGAAATGGTGCAGCAGGTCGGCCCCGCGTTGCTGGCGCGTCTGGCCCAGGGGGAATGA
- a CDS encoding YhaN family protein gives MRIKRLDLIKYGKFTDAALGFPRADHDFHVIVGPNEAGKSTIRTAVSELLFGMKLQTPLDFLHSTPELRIGGVLEGAAGEMAFHRARGRTPLRTPADERLPDDYLAAVLDGASKEFFEQMFGLDHGRLVEGGRSILDASDKLGQVLFESAAGVGSLGPVREELEARSGELWAPRRSGSAFAVAEASFNEAVGELKAVQVRTRDWVDRKEAREAVDHEIEQARADQRRLESLRSKLERVRRLAPYLKELTVKDAALVELGPVVELPPTAQADLLKAQGDLAAERKVLEERRTDLAGKRHAREAIVADGDALALAADIDALDRLRSACANHPQDLLLRDAEVERHLSAAFGAAAQLGWPADEAALRAALPKALSLKTVTNLLREHGALHQALIGAREALDEKVRELAELKDQLDRLSTVEVPEALRTALADAQAFRNSAAREQALEREVTLAERALTDALDGLGQWRQPVAALRTLDLPSTARLVAWQKDDNEHAGAVAAARDALDHAREELERLELQEKHFAENHKVVTTADVLAARVRRDGAWDDIKRGAVGLEAGAPAVDDAIRLADELVDSRLGTTQAAATLQSLRQQVESARAGVTRRQAALGEREQELSAHRDAWTRLATAAGVPGMPLADMNDWLAKREMVFAAQAEYERQAHEFESTRAARVAAQAALLSALRAVSRGSEADGLAALVAAAESFVQSAEKSSAQQGSLEDQLRQVERARAGAQAKADHAQVAYDAWQAQWREALADARLTTSAVTLAAAEGAVELANAVAAELAAADAPRSRIAAIRADLAALERDARRLAEALDPELLAAGNWPEVARRLTARLAAATETAKAIERADDAIRHAEGKVADAVAAVAGADARIQPLLEMAGVAAIDAALPLAERSDRHRQLRQSVDAAREALVRDGDGLSQDAIEAEIAEQDLADVPARLESVKQELGDVGKRLNVLAQQQVVAEQAFGVIDGQANAAVAEAKRQEALAAMGDAAEQYLEAATASRLLKWATDRYRDQKQGPMLKRAGEIFAGLTLGEFARLTVDTERTPPALHAKRTKGTAVEVTGMSEGTRDQLFLALRIAALELQLRNRTALPFVADDLFINFDDARAKAGLEALRDLSTRTQVLFLTHHDHLLPLVKAVFGERVNVVALQREPALA, from the coding sequence ATGCGTATCAAGCGACTCGACCTGATCAAGTACGGCAAGTTCACCGACGCGGCGCTCGGCTTTCCGCGCGCGGACCATGATTTTCATGTGATCGTCGGGCCCAACGAGGCCGGCAAGTCGACGATCCGGACGGCCGTGTCGGAACTGCTGTTCGGGATGAAGCTGCAGACGCCGCTCGACTTCCTCCACAGCACGCCGGAGCTGCGGATCGGCGGCGTGCTCGAAGGCGCGGCCGGCGAGATGGCGTTCCATCGCGCGAGGGGCCGCACGCCGCTGCGCACGCCGGCCGACGAGCGGCTGCCGGACGACTATCTGGCGGCGGTCCTCGACGGCGCGAGCAAGGAATTCTTCGAGCAGATGTTCGGACTCGATCACGGGCGGCTGGTCGAGGGCGGCAGGAGCATTCTCGACGCGTCCGACAAGCTCGGCCAGGTGCTGTTCGAATCGGCGGCGGGCGTCGGCAGTCTCGGGCCGGTGCGCGAGGAGCTGGAAGCGCGCTCGGGCGAGCTGTGGGCGCCGCGGCGCAGCGGCAGCGCGTTCGCGGTGGCCGAGGCGTCCTTCAACGAAGCGGTGGGCGAACTGAAGGCGGTGCAGGTGCGCACGCGGGACTGGGTCGATCGCAAGGAGGCCCGCGAGGCCGTCGATCACGAGATCGAACAGGCGCGCGCCGACCAGCGCCGGCTCGAATCGCTGCGCTCGAAGCTCGAGCGCGTGCGGCGGCTCGCGCCGTATCTGAAGGAGCTGACGGTCAAGGACGCCGCGCTGGTCGAGCTCGGCCCGGTCGTCGAGCTGCCGCCGACCGCCCAGGCGGATCTGCTGAAGGCGCAGGGCGATCTCGCGGCGGAACGCAAGGTGCTGGAGGAGCGGCGCACCGATCTCGCCGGCAAGCGGCACGCGCGCGAAGCGATCGTCGCGGACGGCGACGCGCTCGCGCTGGCCGCCGACATCGACGCGCTCGACCGGCTGCGCAGCGCATGCGCGAATCATCCGCAGGACCTGCTGTTGCGCGACGCGGAAGTCGAGCGCCATTTGTCCGCCGCGTTCGGCGCCGCGGCGCAGCTCGGCTGGCCCGCGGACGAAGCGGCGTTGCGCGCGGCGCTGCCGAAGGCGCTGTCGCTGAAGACGGTCACCAACCTGCTGCGCGAACACGGCGCGCTGCATCAGGCGCTGATCGGCGCGCGCGAAGCGCTCGACGAGAAGGTGCGCGAGCTTGCGGAACTGAAGGACCAGCTCGACCGGCTGTCGACCGTCGAGGTGCCTGAAGCGCTGCGCACGGCGCTCGCCGACGCGCAGGCCTTCAGGAACAGCGCAGCGCGGGAGCAGGCGCTCGAGCGCGAGGTCACGTTGGCGGAACGCGCGCTGACGGACGCGCTCGATGGGCTCGGGCAGTGGCGCCAGCCCGTGGCGGCGCTGCGCACGCTCGACCTGCCGTCGACGGCGCGGCTCGTCGCGTGGCAAAAGGACGACAACGAGCATGCGGGCGCGGTCGCGGCGGCGCGCGACGCGCTGGATCATGCGCGCGAGGAGCTCGAGCGGCTCGAATTGCAGGAAAAGCATTTCGCGGAAAACCACAAGGTCGTCACGACCGCGGACGTCCTGGCGGCGCGGGTGCGCCGCGACGGCGCGTGGGACGACATCAAGCGCGGCGCGGTCGGTCTCGAAGCCGGCGCGCCGGCGGTCGACGACGCGATCCGGCTCGCGGACGAACTCGTCGATTCGCGGCTCGGCACGACGCAGGCGGCGGCGACGCTGCAGTCGCTGCGTCAGCAGGTCGAGTCCGCGCGCGCCGGCGTGACGCGCAGGCAGGCCGCGCTGGGCGAACGCGAGCAGGAACTGTCCGCGCACCGGGACGCGTGGACGCGGCTCGCGACGGCCGCCGGCGTGCCGGGCATGCCGCTCGCCGACATGAACGACTGGCTCGCGAAGCGCGAGATGGTGTTCGCCGCGCAAGCCGAGTACGAGCGTCAGGCGCACGAGTTCGAGTCGACGCGCGCCGCGCGCGTGGCGGCGCAGGCGGCGCTGCTGTCCGCATTGCGGGCGGTGTCGCGCGGGAGCGAGGCCGACGGGCTCGCGGCGCTCGTCGCTGCCGCGGAGTCGTTCGTGCAGTCGGCGGAGAAATCGAGCGCGCAGCAGGGCAGCCTGGAGGATCAGCTGCGTCAGGTCGAGCGCGCGCGTGCGGGCGCGCAGGCGAAAGCCGATCACGCGCAGGTGGCCTATGACGCGTGGCAGGCGCAATGGCGGGAGGCGCTGGCGGACGCGCGGCTCACCACGAGCGCGGTGACGCTTGCGGCGGCTGAGGGCGCGGTCGAGCTGGCGAACGCCGTCGCCGCCGAACTGGCCGCCGCGGATGCGCCGCGCAGCCGCATCGCCGCGATCCGCGCCGACCTGGCCGCGCTGGAACGCGACGCGCGCCGGCTCGCCGAAGCGCTCGATCCCGAGCTGCTGGCCGCCGGCAACTGGCCGGAAGTCGCGCGCCGGCTGACGGCGCGGCTCGCGGCCGCCACGGAAACCGCGAAAGCGATCGAACGCGCCGATGACGCGATCCGGCACGCCGAGGGCAAGGTGGCGGATGCCGTTGCCGCGGTCGCGGGCGCGGACGCCAGGATTCAGCCGCTCCTCGAGATGGCCGGCGTGGCGGCGATCGACGCGGCGCTGCCGCTCGCCGAGCGTTCCGACCGGCATCGCCAGCTGCGGCAGTCGGTCGATGCGGCGCGGGAGGCGCTCGTGCGGGATGGCGACGGACTCTCGCAGGACGCGATCGAGGCCGAGATCGCGGAGCAGGACCTCGCCGACGTGCCGGCGCGGCTCGAATCGGTGAAGCAGGAACTGGGCGATGTCGGCAAGCGCCTGAACGTGCTTGCGCAGCAACAGGTGGTCGCGGAGCAGGCGTTCGGCGTGATCGACGGCCAGGCGAATGCGGCCGTCGCCGAGGCGAAGCGGCAGGAAGCGCTGGCCGCGATGGGCGATGCCGCCGAACAGTATCTGGAGGCCGCGACGGCAAGCCGGCTGCTGAAGTGGGCGACGGATCGCTATCGCGACCAGAAGCAGGGGCCGATGCTCAAGCGCGCCGGGGAAATCTTCGCGGGGCTCACGCTGGGCGAGTTTGCGCGGCTGACGGTCGACACCGAGCGCACGCCGCCCGCGCTCCATGCGAAGCGGACGAAGGGCACGGCGGTCGAGGTGACCGGCATGAGCGAGGGGACGCGCGACCAGCTGTTCCTGGCGCTGCGGATCGCCGCGCTCGAACTGCAGCTGCGCAACCGGACCGCGCTGCCGTTCGTCGCCGACGACCTGTTCATCAACTTCGACGACGCGCGGGCGAAGGCGGGCCTCGAGGCGCTGCGCGACCTGTCGACGCGCACGCAGGTGCTGTTCCTCACGCACCACGACCATCTGCTGCCGCTGGTGAAGGCGGTGTTCGGCGAACGGGTCAACGTGGTGGCGCTGCAGCGCGAGCCGGCGCTCGCGTAG
- a CDS encoding HD domain-containing protein yields the protein MNKLVAAIAFAADKHRNQRRKDDEASPYINHPIALADVLANEAGIEDERVIVAAVLHDTVEDTETTEQELLRLFGKDVADIVMEVTDDKSLSKDERKRRQIEHAAHISRRAKLVKLADKICNVRDVARHPPADWPLERRQAYFDWAKAVVDRMRGVHPGLEAIFDAAYDARPSA from the coding sequence ATGAACAAGCTGGTGGCAGCCATCGCGTTCGCGGCGGACAAGCATCGCAATCAGCGGCGCAAGGACGACGAAGCGTCGCCGTACATCAATCACCCGATCGCACTGGCCGACGTGCTGGCCAACGAGGCCGGCATCGAGGACGAGCGCGTGATCGTCGCGGCGGTGCTGCACGATACGGTCGAGGACACGGAGACGACCGAGCAGGAATTGCTGCGCCTGTTCGGCAAGGACGTCGCGGATATCGTGATGGAGGTGACGGACGACAAGTCGTTGTCGAAGGACGAGCGCAAGCGTCGGCAGATCGAACACGCGGCGCACATCAGCCGTCGCGCGAAGCTGGTCAAGCTGGCCGACAAGATCTGCAACGTGCGCGATGTCGCGCGGCATCCGCCGGCGGACTGGCCGCTCGAACGCAGGCAGGCGTATTTCGACTGGGCCAAGGCCGTCGTCGATCGGATGCGCGGCGTGCATCCGGGGCTCGAGGCGATCTTCGACGCCGCGTATGACGCGCGGCCGTCGGCGTGA
- a CDS encoding DUF429 domain-containing protein, with protein MTVHAKRSACVAGVDVGGNRKQCDLVILRGTSVVYRADGVAPEALPPLCVEHDVVAVGVDSPCRWWAGEGHRPAERALVRERISLFSTPARERALANTTGFYDWMFVGERVYRALAGAYPLLTAPHYTGGRVSFETYPHAITCALLGKDVASAKQKRVQRRQLLETMGIDVATLTSVDARDAALCALTAGFVIEGCADVYGDAEGGYIRVPAARAP; from the coding sequence GTGACCGTGCACGCGAAGCGATCCGCTTGCGTCGCCGGCGTCGACGTGGGCGGGAACCGGAAGCAATGCGATCTCGTGATCCTTCGCGGCACGTCGGTCGTGTATCGTGCCGACGGCGTTGCGCCGGAAGCGCTGCCGCCGTTGTGCGTCGAGCACGATGTCGTGGCCGTCGGCGTCGATTCGCCGTGCCGATGGTGGGCCGGGGAAGGCCATCGGCCGGCCGAGCGTGCGCTGGTGCGCGAACGGATTTCGTTGTTCTCGACTCCGGCGCGCGAGCGGGCGCTGGCCAACACCACCGGCTTCTATGACTGGATGTTCGTCGGCGAACGGGTCTATCGGGCGCTTGCCGGCGCGTACCCGCTGTTGACCGCGCCGCATTACACGGGTGGGCGCGTCAGCTTCGAGACCTATCCGCATGCGATCACGTGCGCGCTGCTGGGCAAGGACGTTGCATCCGCGAAGCAGAAGCGCGTTCAGCGCAGGCAACTGCTGGAAACGATGGGCATCGACGTCGCGACGCTGACTTCCGTCGATGCGAGAGATGCCGCGCTGTGCGCGTTGACTGCGGGATTCGTGATCGAAGGATGTGCCGACGTTTATGGGGATGCCGAAGGCGGATACATCCGGGTGCCCGCGGCGCGTGCGCCGTAG
- a CDS encoding LuxR C-terminal-related transcriptional regulator, which produces MTPDLIVADDQPIFALGVERVVASHGIGCVTHRVSDSATLIAILHADACDVLVTNFMFEGDRQGGGLRTLGYVRRNFPALPIVVFTAAENYAIYREIWRLGVAALVSKADSPDELLSAIRSATSGQRYRSSMIRRCLESAPCLRGASHLSPREVEILLLFVTGLSAAEVAERLKRSVKTVSRHKRSGMEKLGVSTDYELFNYMKEFGGGRVD; this is translated from the coding sequence ATGACGCCAGACCTTATTGTTGCGGACGACCAGCCGATATTCGCGTTGGGTGTGGAGCGAGTGGTCGCGAGTCATGGCATCGGATGCGTGACGCATCGCGTGTCGGACAGCGCGACGCTGATCGCGATACTGCACGCGGACGCGTGTGACGTGCTGGTGACCAACTTCATGTTCGAAGGCGACAGGCAGGGCGGCGGATTGCGTACGCTAGGGTACGTTCGACGCAATTTCCCCGCACTTCCGATCGTGGTCTTCACCGCCGCGGAAAATTACGCGATCTATCGGGAGATCTGGCGCCTGGGCGTCGCCGCGCTAGTGAGCAAGGCCGACTCGCCAGATGAGCTGCTGTCGGCGATACGGTCGGCCACGTCGGGGCAGCGTTATCGCTCCTCGATGATCCGACGATGCCTCGAAAGCGCGCCCTGCCTTCGGGGCGCGAGCCACCTGTCGCCTCGCGAAGTGGAGATCCTGCTGCTCTTCGTGACGGGGTTGTCCGCTGCCGAGGTGGCCGAGCGCCTTAAGCGCAGCGTTAAAACGGTCAGTCGACACAAACGTTCCGGAATGGAAAAGCTCGGCGTGTCGACTGATTATGAATTGTTCAATTACATGAAGGAATTTGGTGGCGGGCGTGTCGATTGA
- a CDS encoding AEC family transporter — protein MASLILVLACLVAGAALARSKRLPANFPASLNFFAIQISLPALVLQHLHKIAFGADVLWLFATPAIVFAATAALALAAGALLRLDKATVGCLTLVCGTSNTSIVGVPVVQALIGSAAIGHALVVDQANFIVMCTAGLVVADLYAGGTMSWRGVARQLAGYRPIQAMVLALLLRPVPFPSVVEDVLTALGATLTPIAMISVGASFSLRSARDAARNFMVGIGLKLLVVPAIVLACGLYVFAQRGVPLAVALVQAAMPPMIIAGLIAIDKKLDPPLAGALMTLGVPASIAAAWLWFQLT, from the coding sequence ATGGCTTCGTTGATTCTCGTTCTCGCCTGCCTCGTCGCAGGCGCCGCGCTCGCGCGGAGCAAGCGCCTGCCGGCCAACTTCCCGGCCAGCCTCAATTTCTTCGCGATCCAGATTTCGTTGCCCGCGCTCGTGCTGCAGCATCTGCACAAGATCGCGTTCGGCGCGGACGTGCTGTGGCTGTTCGCGACGCCCGCGATCGTGTTCGCGGCGACAGCCGCGCTCGCGCTCGCCGCGGGCGCGCTGCTGCGCCTCGACAAGGCGACGGTCGGCTGCCTCACGCTCGTCTGCGGCACGAGCAACACGTCGATCGTCGGCGTGCCGGTCGTGCAGGCGCTGATCGGAAGCGCCGCGATCGGCCATGCGCTCGTCGTCGACCAGGCGAACTTCATCGTGATGTGCACGGCGGGCCTCGTCGTCGCCGACCTGTACGCAGGCGGCACGATGAGCTGGCGCGGCGTCGCGCGGCAGCTCGCCGGCTACCGGCCGATTCAGGCGATGGTGCTCGCGCTGCTGCTGCGGCCGGTGCCGTTCCCGTCCGTCGTCGAGGACGTGCTGACCGCGCTCGGCGCAACCCTCACGCCCATCGCGATGATCTCGGTCGGCGCGAGCTTCAGCCTGCGCAGCGCGCGCGACGCCGCACGCAATTTCATGGTCGGCATCGGCCTCAAGCTGCTCGTCGTGCCGGCGATCGTGCTCGCCTGCGGGCTCTACGTGTTCGCGCAGCGGGGCGTACCGCTCGCCGTCGCGCTGGTGCAGGCGGCGATGCCGCCGATGATCATCGCGGGACTCATCGCCATCGACAAGAAGCTCGATCCGCCGCTCGCGGGCGCGCTGATGACGCTGGGCGTGCCGGCGTCGATCGCCGCCGCGTGGCTATGGTTTCAATTGACGTAA
- a CDS encoding fatty acyl-AMP ligase codes for MSSIQSALAACRSLTAPPPLAPAANFADVLRFRAETTPDEFAYGYLGFGRMPDRVMRYGNIHRRACAIAREIVAHGRPGDPVLLIFPSAADFIEAFFGCLYAGRMAVPALPPRTEKERRRLISIARDCAPSFAICGNGEMDPVRAELSAAGVVAPPCREVGAISDCNGGLGDAAPALPAVAPDSIAFLQYTSGSTSDPKGVMVGHDNLLANSRLLYRHFGGDRERWLGVSWLPHYHDMGLILGILQPIYAGRPAVFMSPQDFLQRPTRWLHAVSEYGATCSGAPSFAYDLCQRRADRMDVGSLDLSTWACAFNGAEPVQPRIMRKFADAFASAGFRYDAFAPCYGLAELTLVATSTQIDAPVVIRRADCAALADGRFEPHGGDGRSIDVVSVGALADAYQTLRIVDPSTGDTQPAARIGEICFASDSVCHGYFGRPDATDATFRAYRSDAFPNGMLRTGDLGFVDDRGHLFIAGRIKDLLILNGVNYYPQDIEGAVLNVSDQIRPNRLAAIMVERDEQAGVVVVLEAIGQFDLAALAPEICREVWDACQLTLSGVIRVKKGEIHTTSSGKIQRATCAKMLADGAYTIEDAYLHDAAQAWLAPVVEQCALAAR; via the coding sequence ATGTCATCCATCCAGTCCGCCCTCGCCGCCTGCCGCTCGCTGACCGCGCCGCCGCCGCTCGCGCCGGCGGCGAATTTCGCCGACGTGCTGCGCTTTCGCGCCGAGACGACGCCCGACGAGTTCGCGTACGGCTACCTCGGCTTCGGCCGCATGCCCGATCGCGTGATGCGCTACGGCAACATTCATCGCCGCGCGTGCGCGATCGCGCGCGAGATCGTCGCGCACGGCCGTCCCGGCGATCCCGTGCTGCTGATCTTCCCGTCCGCCGCCGACTTCATCGAAGCGTTCTTCGGCTGCCTGTACGCGGGCCGCATGGCCGTGCCGGCGCTACCGCCGCGCACCGAGAAGGAGCGCCGCCGGCTGATCTCGATCGCGCGCGACTGCGCGCCGTCGTTCGCGATCTGCGGCAACGGCGAGATGGACCCCGTGCGCGCCGAGCTGAGCGCGGCGGGCGTCGTCGCGCCGCCGTGCCGTGAAGTCGGCGCGATTTCCGACTGCAACGGCGGCCTCGGCGACGCCGCGCCCGCGCTGCCCGCCGTCGCGCCCGACAGCATCGCGTTCCTCCAGTACACGTCCGGCTCGACGTCCGATCCGAAGGGCGTGATGGTCGGCCACGACAACCTGCTCGCGAATTCACGGCTGCTGTACCGGCATTTCGGCGGCGACCGCGAGCGCTGGCTGGGCGTGTCGTGGCTGCCGCACTATCACGACATGGGGCTGATCCTCGGAATCCTGCAGCCGATCTATGCGGGGCGGCCCGCGGTATTCATGTCGCCGCAGGATTTCCTGCAACGGCCCACGCGCTGGCTGCATGCGGTGTCCGAATACGGCGCGACCTGCAGCGGCGCACCGAGCTTTGCGTACGACCTTTGCCAACGACGCGCGGATCGCATGGATGTCGGCTCGCTCGACCTCTCTACGTGGGCGTGCGCTTTCAACGGTGCGGAGCCGGTACAGCCACGGATCATGCGCAAATTTGCCGACGCGTTCGCGTCCGCCGGGTTTCGCTACGACGCTTTCGCGCCGTGCTACGGTCTCGCGGAACTGACGCTCGTCGCGACGTCGACGCAGATCGACGCACCCGTCGTGATCCGCCGCGCGGACTGCGCGGCGCTCGCCGACGGACGCTTCGAGCCGCACGGAGGCGACGGCAGGTCGATCGACGTCGTGTCGGTCGGCGCGCTCGCGGATGCGTACCAGACGTTGCGCATCGTCGATCCGTCGACGGGCGATACGCAGCCTGCGGCCAGGATCGGCGAGATCTGCTTCGCGAGCGACAGCGTCTGCCACGGCTACTTCGGCCGCCCGGACGCGACCGACGCGACGTTCCGCGCATACCGCTCCGACGCGTTTCCGAACGGCATGCTGCGCACGGGCGACCTCGGCTTCGTCGACGACCGCGGCCACCTGTTCATCGCCGGGCGGATCAAGGATCTGCTTATCCTGAACGGCGTGAACTACTATCCGCAGGACATCGAAGGCGCGGTGCTGAACGTGTCCGACCAGATTCGCCCGAACCGGCTCGCTGCGATCATGGTCGAGCGCGACGAGCAGGCGGGCGTCGTCGTCGTGCTCGAGGCGATCGGCCAGTTCGATCTCGCCGCGCTCGCGCCGGAAATCTGCCGCGAAGTATGGGACGCGTGCCAGTTGACGCTGAGCGGCGTCATCCGCGTGAAGAAGGGCGAGATCCATACGACGTCGAGCGGCAAGATCCAGCGTGCGACCTGCGCGAAGATGCTCGCGGACGGCGCGTACACGATCGAGGATGCGTATCTGCACGACGCCGCGCAGGCATGGCTCGCGCCCGTGGTCGAACAGTGCGCGTTGGCCGCACGCTGA
- the fabD gene encoding ACP S-malonyltransferase, with protein sequence MKALIFPGQGAQAAGMGEGLFERYPALVETADDVMGLSVERLCIENPDGLLADTRYAQPAIFVVNALHFAAWRDAHDDADVWLAGHSLGEYSALLAAGAFDFRTGLEIVKRRGELFASVNGGAMAAIVGITAAELGRRLRAAGLDDVDLANFNSAEQTVIAGPAASVDAAARRLDACGDVTVLPLKVSGAFHSRCMTPLKPAFEAFVARFALAQPARPVVSNVTAHPYQSPGTPADYLVEQLDQPVRWRDSVRTMLRSGVDEWVELGPGRRILTRLVDAIRREPSGRPAALQPAPL encoded by the coding sequence ATGAAGGCATTGATTTTTCCCGGCCAGGGCGCGCAGGCGGCGGGCATGGGCGAGGGCCTCTTCGAGCGTTATCCGGCGCTCGTCGAAACGGCCGACGACGTGATGGGCCTGTCGGTCGAGCGGCTTTGCATCGAGAATCCGGACGGCCTGCTCGCCGACACCCGCTATGCGCAGCCCGCGATCTTCGTCGTCAACGCGCTGCACTTCGCCGCATGGCGCGACGCGCACGACGACGCCGACGTCTGGCTCGCCGGACACAGCCTCGGCGAATACAGCGCGCTCCTCGCCGCAGGTGCGTTCGACTTCCGCACCGGGCTCGAGATCGTCAAGCGGCGCGGCGAGCTGTTCGCATCGGTGAATGGCGGTGCGATGGCGGCCATCGTCGGCATCACCGCCGCCGAGCTCGGCCGCCGGTTGCGCGCCGCCGGCCTCGACGACGTCGATCTCGCGAACTTCAACAGCGCCGAGCAGACCGTGATCGCGGGTCCGGCCGCGTCGGTCGACGCCGCCGCGCGCAGGCTCGACGCATGCGGCGACGTCACCGTACTTCCGTTGAAGGTGAGCGGCGCCTTTCACTCGCGCTGCATGACGCCGCTCAAGCCGGCGTTCGAAGCGTTCGTCGCGCGCTTCGCGCTCGCTCAGCCCGCGCGGCCCGTCGTGTCGAACGTGACCGCGCACCCCTACCAGTCGCCCGGCACGCCCGCCGACTATCTCGTCGAGCAGCTCGACCAGCCGGTGCGCTGGCGCGACAGCGTCCGCACCATGCTGCGCTCGGGCGTCGACGAATGGGTCGAGCTCGGCCCCGGCCGCCGGATTCTCACGCGCCTGGTCGACGCGATCCGGCGCGAACCATCCGGGCGGCCCGCCGCGTTGCAACCCGCACCCCTTTGA